Genomic window (bacterium):
GAAGAAATGAAGCCCGTATTTACGAGCGAAGACTTGGAGCACTTGGACAATCATCATATTGCCCTGCGGCTCCTCATAGACGGGAAAATGTCTCACGCTTTCTCGGCGATCACTATGCCGCCGCTCAAGCTCACCGGATACGAAGCGGAGCGAGATACTGTTTTGAGAATATCTCGGGAACGCTACGCTACTCCACGCGATATTGTGGAAGAAAAACTAAAAAATTGGTTTGAAAAATAATTTTCTCGGCCATACGGCCTTGAGTTTTATTTTTCAATCACGATTTATTCCCCCCCCCACCAACGAGCAAAAAGAAATAGCAGAACAGGAGAGGAAGGCCGAGCCACCAGACGCGACCCCGCGACATTTCACGGAGCGACGGCCAGCAGGACGGAGCGGAGTGAAGTCGGCTTTTGATTTTGCGAGGTGGTGCTGTCTAAAAGGTAATGTTTAATAGGGCTTTTAGCAATTCTCCCTAGTCATTCGGGCAAGGAGTGACTGACTACCCGCGTGACTAGGTAAAGTGCCTCCATTTTTGCTAAAATAAGTGCGAGTCTCCTTTAAGAGACACACCTTGTATAGACTCTTATGATATTAAAATAACCTAAACAAAAAATGGCAAAACAAATGCTGTTTTTTAATTGTTAAATAATAATGATACCCAATCTGCCTAATCACATAGCTGTTATCCCCGATGGCAACCGCCGTTGGGCTAAAATTAAAGGGTTAAAACCTTGGCTGGGCCATGAAGCCGGCGCTAAAACATTAAAACAAATTACTAGAGATATTTTTGCTGTTGGTATAAAGCATTTTACCTTCTGGGCTTCATCCGAAGACAATATTAAAAAAAGAGATCCTCAAGAAGTCTCTTTTTATTTTAAGCTGATTAAAATGGCTTTTAAAGATTTTGAAAAAGATAGCTATGCCCATAGCAATCAAATCAAAGTTGATTTTCTTGGTTCTTGGGAAAAAATGTTCCCAGAAGACATAAAAGAAATTTTGTATCGCATCAAAGAAAAGACGAAAAACTATAGCCAACACTTTTTAACTTTTCTTTTGGCTTACGATGGCAAAAGCGAAATGTTAAATGCTTTAGAAAAAATCCGCCAGCTGGCGGATAAAAATAATTCAGCCACCAAACTTACACCCGAACTAGTTAAAAGCAACCTATACACCAAAGATTTACCGACTATTGATTTAGTTGTTCGCACTGGCGGTGAACCTCACTGGAGCGCCGGTTTTATGATGTGGGACGTAGCCGATAGCCAACTCTATTTTACCGAAACATTGTGGCCCGATTTTAACAAAAAAGAGCTAGAAACAGCCCTAGGTAATTACTCCCAAACCCAACGCCGCTTAGGCGCCTAGTCTTCTTTTTTGATTTCTATTTTATCTAAAACTCTCAAAACCTTATCGCCTTTTTCTTGAGATTCATCTATTTTAAAAGTTATCTTAGGCACAGGACGCATTTTTAAATTTTTATTTATTTCTTGCTGTATTTCGTAAATATTTTTCTGTATTTCTTTTAAAACCTCTTTAGATTTTTCAAAGGGGAAAACTGTTATACCAATAGTGCAATCCTGTATATTGCCCGTAGTAGTAACACTAGAAACTGTTACCAAAGCATCAACATCTAACTCGCGACGTAAATAACCTGCGATGAATCTATGAATTAACTCGTTTATTTTATCTAGTCTTATTTGGGACGACATAAATTTCTAATATCTAATTTCTAATGACAAATCAATTTCAAATGATTAAATGACTAATGATAAAATCTTTTTTTAGACATTGTGATTTAGACATTGGGTCTTGATTAGAAATTGCTTGCCCTGCGAAGCTTCAGCGAAGTAGGGGGATTTAGACATTAGACATTTCACAATTCAGGGTATTTCTTTTCTTCTTCAAAGGCCACTAAAGTATCCCCCACAGCAATTATGGTATCACTTTCTACTTGTAAACCGGCTTCGTTACCTTCTCTAACTTCATCTTGAGGTTCTTTGCCTTTTTGCAACCCAGTTATTTTGCCTAAGCCTAAAATTTTATCATCTCTTTTAACTTCAAATTTAATTCCTTTCTTTAAACGCCCAGAGGATATTTTCCCGCCAATTACCATTCTGGGTTTTTCCGTTCTAAAAATAGCTAAAATACTTATTTGACCAATCTCTTCCCTTATAATTTCTGGCTCCAAAAGATGGCTCATAAAATCTTTAACTCCCTGAATAAAGTCATAAATAATATCGAAAGTTTTTATTTCTACACCGCGCTGTTCGGCGTAATTTAAACTATCTCTGCCCACCTTAACCCTAAAACCCACAATTTTAGCACCGGTAGTTTCGGCTTTTTTTACATCGGCTTGGCCAATATCACCCACATCGCATTTTAAAAGTTTTAAACCAACTCTATCCGAATTTATTTGTTTTAATGTATTTATCAAAGCCTCTAAACAACCTAGAGCCGCGGCTTTAACCACAATAGTTAAAACCTTGGCTTGGCCGGTTGGCTCTATTTTAATTTTTTCTAAAAAGTCCTCGTGCTTTTTTTTGTGTTCGATTACAATACTTTCGGCTTCGCTTGCACTAGAAACCACAATGCATTTTTCGCCTATCATGGGTGTAGTATCGGCGAGCCCAATAACTGACACGGGTTTGGAGGGATAAGCTTCGGCAATAGTTTTTCCAGCGTCATCTTCCATCATTTTTATAGATCCATAAGCTGTACCGCAAACAATTAAATCGCCGGTTTTTAAAACACCATCTGTTATAACAATAGTGGCCACCACGCCGCGCCGAGCATCAAAATTAGATTCTATAACATAGCCTTCGCCAGTTTTTTTGGAATCGTATTTTAATTCCTCCATTTCGGCTACCAACAAAATTAAATCCAAAAGTTCTGCGATGCCTGTTTTGTCGCGCGCCGAAACCAAAGCCACAGGAACTTTGCCGCCCCATTCTTCTATTAAAACTCCATTTTCGGAAAGTTCCTTTTTAACTCTATCTATGGCCGAACCCTGTTTATCTATTTTATTTATAACAACAATAAACGGAACTTGGCTTTCTAAAATATGTTTAATAACTTCTTTGGTTTGAGGTTTTACGCCATCGTCGGCTGCCACCACCACCAAAGCAATGTCGGCTACTTTTACCCCGTGTTCGCGCATCGCAAAAAAGGCTTCATGCCCTGGCGTGTCTATAAACGTAATCTTTTTCCCATTGCGATTGGTTTCGTAAGCTCCTATAGATTGAGTTATTCCGCCAGCTTCTTTTTCGGCCACATTGGTTTCGCGAATGGCATCGAGCAGTGTGGTTTTGCCGTGATCCACGTGGCCCATAACCACAACTACCGGAGGTCTAACTTCGGCTTTAGAAACGCTCATATTTTGAGTTTGAGTATAGGTGGACATACGTGTATAAGCGACAAAAAATGCCCTTTAAATGAGGCAAAATCTAGTAAAACAACATTACCACAGTTTTCTAAAAATATCTATCTTGACACTTTTATAACATGGAGTTAAGCTTTGAGAGTTCTTTCAAACCCCTAAAAACAAGGAGGATTGGTCATGGCCAGGAAAAAGGCGGATTATTAAACCTTTTACGTATAGTGAGACATCACGCCACAACAGGATTATTAAACCACGGTGGAAGAATGCTTTATATTTCTTTAGGTTTAGAAGAAACAGAAAATGAAATTGGAGAAGCTATTAAATACAGATTCGACCTTATGAAGGAAGAACTGCGGACCGCCATAGCTCAAGTTGAAAAAATCAAAAGACTGGCAGAAGAAAAAGGACTAACAGAAGTACTGGCGATCCTGAACGAGGAGGTTGAATTCGGCCACGATTTTTCTAGCCCACAAGAAATGCTCGAAAAATCGGAAGCACCTCCCATGAAAGACCGAAGCAATTAAACTTGAAGTTTTGCAGTATGATTGGAGTTCGACTTCAATCATAGTAAGTCAATCCCGCGTGCGAAACCGCACGCGGGATTTTTATTTGGGAAAATTGCTATTTTTTCAAAAAAACAATAAATTCGTCAACAGAAATATCAAGATCACCAATAATTCCTCTCAACATTTTCTTTTTTACATCTCGGCCGTAATGAATGGGCACAGTGGTCTTACGGCCATCGGAATGTTTAAACTGGGCATGACTGCCGACTTGGTGAAATTTAAAAAATCCGAGTTTGTTTAAAACCCGGATCAATTCTTGAACTTTTATAACTGGCAATTTGGGCACAAAATTATTTTCGACTGACGGCTAATTCTCTTTCCGAAAAAGTTTGAACCAGTTCAAACGTCTCACTCTCTTGAGGAATTTTTTCTCTGTCTTTTAACAACCCTTGAACATGACATATAATTGCCTCCTTGAGATTTTTCTTTATTTCCGTCAACGTATTGCCATGAGTATGCACACCCCGTAAAAGCGGAACAAACCCATGATAACCTCTGGGTTTTTCGGGCTCTATAATGGTTCTGAAAGCATATGACTCCATGACTAAAACATAGCATGTTGGAATCAAGAAATAAAGTTCTGCAAAAAATGCTTTCTGACCTTACCGTCCAAACTCCCGGCGCTCATAAACACAATTACTGAATTAGAGGCTAGATTATTAGACAATAGTTTTAAGATTTTTTTAAAATCGGAAGCATAAAAAACTTCTGGCTTTCGAATAGTTTTAGATAGCTCTTCTGATGTTTTACCGATAGTATCCCTGCCTTTAACTTTGTACAAAGGATACAAAATTGTTTTATCTGCTACGTCAAACGCGGTTATAAAATCTTTAAATAATCTATTTAATCTGTCTTGCTGATGTGGCTGAAAAACACAGATCAATTTCTTTTTTGGATATTTTTCTTTTAGAGCCTGAAGCGTGGCTTTTATCTCGGTCGGGTGATGTGCGTAATCCGAATAAATAATACTTTTTACTTTTTCATTTTTAATTTTTAATTTTTCTAACCTTCTCCACGCGCCCTGATAACTTATAAAAACTTTATCAACAACAGTTTTTTTAACCCCCAACAACTTAACCGCTTGCCACGCCGCTTCGGCATTAAATTGATTATGTATGCCGGGAATTGATAATTTATGATTTCCTTTGCCATACCAAATTATCGGGTAGCTTCTAGCTTTTAGCTTATAGCTTTTTAGAACTTTATTAATGTTCTTATCTTCTCCATTAGCCACAATCCACCCACTACTATCTACATTCTTTAGATACTTTTTAAACCCCACCAAAACTCCGTTTAAATTTTTATAAATATCTAAATGTTCTTTATCTATGTTTGTTAACACCGCAATTTTTGGGAAATAATTATGGAACGAACGGGCATATTCATCGGCTTCCAAAACTAAATATTTACTCTGGCCTAGTCGAAAATTATTCCCACCAGAAAAGGACCGCCCTTCCTGGAAGGGCGGTCCTTCCAACTCGCGGAGTTTAGTGCCAATTATTATAGTCGGATCCAGCCCAGCCTCAACCATAATTAAGCCAATTAAAGCTGTGGTCGTGCTTTTGCCGTGTGAACCAGCTACGGCAACTGTAAAATACTTCTTGGTTAGTTCACCTACCGCTTCGGAATATAATTGAGTTTTGATTCCTAGTTTTTTTGCTTCTAAAAGTTCTGGATGATCGGGTTTAATAGCTGCAGAATGAATAACTAAATCTATATTTTTTAAATTAATATTTTTTGGGTTAATTAAAATTCTTACGCCTCTTTTTTTAAGATCATCCGTTATTTCACTCTTTTCGGCATCCGAACCACCAACTTTCCAACCGGTAGCCAAATAATATTGAGCCAAAGACGAAACACCTATCCCGCCAATTCCAATAAAATGCACATTCTTTCTCATAAAAGAATTATTGCATATTCTGAAATAACTTTGCTAATATTCCTTTGGCTATTAGGCCAATGCTCTTTTCTAACAAACAAGGAGGAACACCATGGAAAATCAGGATTTGCGTCATATACTAGAAGCTCAACAGTTTAACCTAGAATTTATGAAAGAAATATTCGAAGAAGCAGATGGTTTACGTGAAGAAGTCGAAAAAAAGAACCATCTGGGCATTTTTAAAACCGCAAGAAATCTTCAAGGAAGAACCATGCTTTCTGTATTCTACGAACCATCCACGCGCACCAGAACCTCTTTTGTTCTGGCCGGTCAACGACTCGGCATGAATGTTTGCTGGACAGAAAACGCCAAGGAATTTTCTTCAACAGTTAAAGGCGAAACTTTGGAAGACACTATCCGTGTACTTTGCGAATACTACCCAGACGTTATCGTTTTGCGCCATCACGAGACTGGAGCCGCTGCACGCGCAGCTGCTGTAAGTTCAGTACCAATAATTAACGCTGGCGACGGCAAAGGCCAACACCCTACACAAGCATTGCTAGATATTTACACCATAAAACAATGTTTGAGTCGTATCGATGGAATTACTGTAATGATGGTCGGCGATCTTTTAAATGGTAGAACTGTTCGTTCGCTTGCCTATCTTTTGGCAAAGTTTAAAAAGGTAAGAATTATATTTTCTTCGCCCGAGAACTTAGCTATCGGCGGCGATATTCTTGCCTATTTAGAGAAAAAAGAAGTTGAGGTTGAAATAGTAAACTATTTCTGGCCAGATCTTGAAGAAGTTGATGTGATTTATGAAACAAGAATACAGAAAGAACGTGGTTCAGAAATGAGCGGAGAATCAGAAAGGCAGTTTTCTTTAACACCAGAAAAAATGGCAAGCTTAAAATCTTCGGCGATAGTGCTACATCCGTTGCCGAGAAATCATGAAATTTCACCCGAAGTTGATTTAGACCCTAGAGCCAAATATTTTAGACAAGCCGGCAACGGCATGTTTATAAGAATGGCTCTGCTAAAATGGGTTCTTCGCTCCCTATAAAACATCCGCCCCGACAAAAGTCGGGGCGGGTTTCTTATGCGGAAGCGGGAGGATTCGAACCTCCGATGCCCTTGCGGGCATACCGCATTTCGAGTGCGGCCTATTCAACCTCTCTAGCACGCTTCCCTATTTCTCGGCAAAATCCAATCAGGAATTATTTCGAGAAGTTTTTTAATAGACTCCCTATGTCAAAATCATTGGGCAGAGAATCTTGTAAACTACCAACCTGCTGGCTAATGCCCAAGAGCTGTTGGAGATACGGCTGGATAGCCAAGTAGCTCCACACCAAACCGCCAATTATAATAGCCCATTTGAGTAAACTAAAAAATTTGGCCCACAAAGCGGCGCGGTGTATTTTTTCCACCAAATGCAAGGTTCGCTCCGAAGCTTCTAAATTCTTTTTTAATAATTCTTTTATGTCAGATTCCATAAATAGTACTTAGAAAATAGATAGTAGAAAGTAGAAAGTAGAAAAATTTCTCTTGCTACAATCAACCTACTATATTCTACCTTCTAGAATACCAATAAAAAAGCCCCTAACGCAATGTTAGAAGCCTTTTATATTGGACTAATAACCGACCTTTTTAAAACACCTAGGTGACAAGGTTATTTGTCGATTCTGATTGCAGATTTTGCATTCATGCCAGATAAGGCTAAAACATTTCTAGCAATACTGTTTAAGGCGAGTACGGTAAACAAGACTATCGCTACTCCCAAGAAAGCCACCAACGGTTCTGCGTTTTGAAAAGCCGATACAACATAATCTACTGCGCTGGTTGGGCTATTTAAAGAAGTTAAAGCATTGTTGGCCACAGCTCTAAAAGCCACATATTCGTGCTGTATGGTTAAAAATATAGCAGTTAACGGAAACTGTAAAAACAAAAGGGGTTTTGATTTATTCCAAAACCAAGTCGCGTAAACCCTTCTCATTATTTTGTTTTTTAACTGTTGGTTATTCATTGTTTATTATAACTTCTATATTTGATAAAAGTTTCTAATTTAATTCTTTATCGTCTAAAGTTTTTTGCATCAACTTTCTGCCCCTAAACAATCTCATTTTAATAGCTGGAATACTTATTTTTTCTTGTTTAGAAATTGTTTCGTAAGATAAGTCTTTAAGATAATGCATTTCTACGATTCTTTTTAGTTCGTCCGGTAATTCTAATAGAACCTTATTAATAATCTCTTTTGTTTCTAAATCTGCTTTAAGGTTTCCCTTTTCATCCATAATGTCGTATTTATAGGTTTCGAAAAATTCCATCGAAACCGCTTGCTTCTTTTTAATTTTTTGATAAAAAGTGTACGAAGTGTTAACTAAAACCTTGTAAGCCCAGCTTTTAAATTCTATGCCTTCCTGTTTTTTAAACTTCTTGGCATTTTTGTATATCTTGGTAAAAGCCTCTTGAACAATATCTTCGGCATCTTCGCGGGTTTTAACCACTCTTTGAGCCGAACGCATAAAAGCATCTTGATATTTATCTACCAAAACCCCAAACAAGTTGGGGTTTCTTAAGGATGCAGTTAGTATCGCTTCGTCCTTAGCTTCCGCTAAAGGCCTACCGCCCACTAAACGATCTTTTACAGGTTTGTTATCTAAATAAGCCATTTAAGGAGAAAAACAAATGAGTTATTTTTGTTTTTGTTATTGGCCTATTTATACTATAAAACACCTCAAAAATCAATATGGTCACAACTCTGCTGGGTTTATATAAATGGTCTAATTTGTTATGATCTTATTTAGTTTCAGCCCTCGTAGTTCAATGGACAGAACAGCACACTCCTAACGTGCGGATCGAGGTTCGATTCCTCGCGGGGGCACATTGTACAAGGTCGATTATTAAAATAATTTATTAAATTTATGATGAATGGATTTAGCTACGGCTACAACAACATGATGGATCCAACATACTGGAACACCTACTTTGGCAACTGGACTGTTCCTATGGCAATCATCGGTGTAGCTTTGGGAGGATTAATGCTCGCACTGTTTATAGTTTGGAGCATATATTGG
Coding sequences:
- the uppS gene encoding polyprenyl diphosphate synthase, whose translation is MIPNLPNHIAVIPDGNRRWAKIKGLKPWLGHEAGAKTLKQITRDIFAVGIKHFTFWASSEDNIKKRDPQEVSFYFKLIKMAFKDFEKDSYAHSNQIKVDFLGSWEKMFPEDIKEILYRIKEKTKNYSQHFLTFLLAYDGKSEMLNALEKIRQLADKNNSATKLTPELVKSNLYTKDLPTIDLVVRTGGEPHWSAGFMMWDVADSQLYFTETLWPDFNKKELETALGNYSQTQRRLGA
- a CDS encoding ribosome-binding factor A, whose protein sequence is MSSQIRLDKINELIHRFIAGYLRRELDVDALVTVSSVTTTGNIQDCTIGITVFPFEKSKEVLKEIQKNIYEIQQEINKNLKMRPVPKITFKIDESQEKGDKVLRVLDKIEIKKED
- the infB gene encoding translation initiation factor IF-2; translation: MSTYTQTQNMSVSKAEVRPPVVVVMGHVDHGKTTLLDAIRETNVAEKEAGGITQSIGAYETNRNGKKITFIDTPGHEAFFAMREHGVKVADIALVVVAADDGVKPQTKEVIKHILESQVPFIVVINKIDKQGSAIDRVKKELSENGVLIEEWGGKVPVALVSARDKTGIAELLDLILLVAEMEELKYDSKKTGEGYVIESNFDARRGVVATIVITDGVLKTGDLIVCGTAYGSIKMMEDDAGKTIAEAYPSKPVSVIGLADTTPMIGEKCIVVSSASEAESIVIEHKKKHEDFLEKIKIEPTGQAKVLTIVVKAAALGCLEALINTLKQINSDRVGLKLLKCDVGDIGQADVKKAETTGAKIVGFRVKVGRDSLNYAEQRGVEIKTFDIIYDFIQGVKDFMSHLLEPEIIREEIGQISILAIFRTEKPRMVIGGKISSGRLKKGIKFEVKRDDKILGLGKITGLQKGKEPQDEVREGNEAGLQVESDTIIAVGDTLVAFEEEKKYPEL
- a CDS encoding type II toxin-antitoxin system HicA family toxin, with protein sequence MPKLPVIKVQELIRVLNKLGFFKFHQVGSHAQFKHSDGRKTTVPIHYGRDVKKKMLRGIIGDLDISVDEFIVFLKK
- a CDS encoding type II toxin-antitoxin system HicB family antitoxin, whose amino-acid sequence is MESYAFRTIIEPEKPRGYHGFVPLLRGVHTHGNTLTEIKKNLKEAIICHVQGLLKDREKIPQESETFELVQTFSERELAVSRK
- a CDS encoding Mur ligase domain-containing protein, translating into MRKNVHFIGIGGIGVSSLAQYYLATGWKVGGSDAEKSEITDDLKKRGVRILINPKNINLKNIDLVIHSAAIKPDHPELLEAKKLGIKTQLYSEAVGELTKKYFTVAVAGSHGKSTTTALIGLIMVEAGLDPTIIIGTKLRELEGPPFQEGRSFSGGNNFRLGQSKYLVLEADEYARSFHNYFPKIAVLTNIDKEHLDIYKNLNGVLVGFKKYLKNVDSSGWIVANGEDKNINKVLKSYKLKARSYPIIWYGKGNHKLSIPGIHNQFNAEAAWQAVKLLGVKKTVVDKVFISYQGAWRRLEKLKIKNEKVKSIIYSDYAHHPTEIKATLQALKEKYPKKKLICVFQPHQQDRLNRLFKDFITAFDVADKTILYPLYKVKGRDTIGKTSEELSKTIRKPEVFYASDFKKILKLLSNNLASNSVIVFMSAGSLDGKVRKHFLQNFIS
- the pyrB gene encoding aspartate carbamoyltransferase — translated: MENQDLRHILEAQQFNLEFMKEIFEEADGLREEVEKKNHLGIFKTARNLQGRTMLSVFYEPSTRTRTSFVLAGQRLGMNVCWTENAKEFSSTVKGETLEDTIRVLCEYYPDVIVLRHHETGAAARAAAVSSVPIINAGDGKGQHPTQALLDIYTIKQCLSRIDGITVMMVGDLLNGRTVRSLAYLLAKFKKVRIIFSSPENLAIGGDILAYLEKKEVEVEIVNYFWPDLEEVDVIYETRIQKERGSEMSGESERQFSLTPEKMASLKSSAIVLHPLPRNHEISPEVDLDPRAKYFRQAGNGMFIRMALLKWVLRSL
- a CDS encoding RNA polymerase sigma factor, yielding MAYLDNKPVKDRLVGGRPLAEAKDEAILTASLRNPNLFGVLVDKYQDAFMRSAQRVVKTREDAEDIVQEAFTKIYKNAKKFKKQEGIEFKSWAYKVLVNTSYTFYQKIKKKQAVSMEFFETYKYDIMDEKGNLKADLETKEIINKVLLELPDELKRIVEMHYLKDLSYETISKQEKISIPAIKMRLFRGRKLMQKTLDDKELN
- a CDS encoding DUF5652 family protein, producing the protein MMNGFSYGYNNMMDPTYWNTYFGNWTVPMAIIGVALGGLMLALFIVWSIYWKGRALWRAAHLNSKPWFIALLLINTLGILEILYIYVFSKKKKL